One Actinospica robiniae DSM 44927 genomic region harbors:
- a CDS encoding daunorubicin resistance protein DrrA family ABC transporter ATP-binding protein, whose translation MAAIVAEGLVKTYGSGDRTVRALDGVDLEVPEGTVLGLLGPNGAGKTTAVRVLTTLLVPDAGTASVLGVDVRRDPRRVRELIGLSGQYAAVDENLTGRENLVMVGRLYHLGKAAAVARARNLLEQFALSDAADRPAKTYSGGMRRRLDLAAALVVRPPVMFLDEPTTGLDPRTRIAMWDVIADLVAGGATLLLTTQYLEEADRLADSIAVVDHGRVIARGTADELKSQVGGERLQLVVHDRGRLPDAARILTGLALSEPTVDERARELIAPVTGGAKLLVEAVRQLDNAGIAVDDLALRRPTLDDVFLTLTGKSAEEGGRE comes from the coding sequence GTGGCGGCGATCGTGGCGGAGGGCCTGGTCAAGACGTACGGCTCCGGGGACCGGACGGTGCGCGCGCTCGACGGGGTGGATCTCGAGGTGCCGGAGGGCACCGTGCTCGGGCTGCTTGGGCCGAACGGGGCGGGCAAGACCACCGCTGTCCGGGTCCTGACGACCCTGCTCGTCCCCGACGCGGGCACGGCCAGCGTGCTCGGCGTCGACGTGCGGCGGGATCCGCGCCGGGTACGGGAGCTGATCGGGCTCTCCGGGCAGTACGCGGCCGTGGACGAGAATCTGACCGGGCGTGAGAACCTCGTCATGGTCGGGCGGCTCTACCACCTCGGCAAGGCCGCGGCCGTCGCGCGCGCCCGGAACCTGCTCGAGCAGTTCGCGCTGTCCGACGCGGCCGACCGGCCGGCGAAGACCTACTCGGGCGGGATGCGGCGGCGGCTGGACCTCGCGGCCGCCCTGGTGGTCCGGCCGCCGGTGATGTTCCTGGACGAGCCGACCACCGGCCTCGACCCGCGCACCCGCATCGCCATGTGGGACGTGATCGCCGACCTCGTCGCGGGCGGCGCGACGCTGCTGCTGACCACCCAGTACCTCGAGGAGGCCGACCGCCTCGCCGACTCCATCGCCGTCGTCGACCACGGCCGCGTCATCGCGCGCGGCACGGCGGACGAGCTGAAGAGCCAGGTCGGCGGCGAGCGGCTGCAACTCGTCGTGCACGACCGCGGCCGGCTGCCCGACGCGGCGCGCATCCTCACCGGCCTCGCGCTGTCCGAGCCCACCGTCGACGAGCGGGCCCGAGAGCTGATCGCGCCGGTCACCGGCGGCGCGAAGCTGCTGGTCGAGGCAGTGCGTCAGCTGGACAACGCGGGGATCGCCGTCGACGACCTGGCGCTGCGCCGCCCGACCCTCGACGACGTCTTCCTCACCCTGACCGGCAAATCCGCCGAGGAAGGCGGCCGAGAATGA
- a CDS encoding response regulator, which produces MIRLLLAEDQAMIREALATLLGLEPDLEVVAEAGRGDEVLPALTAAREAGSPVDVALLDIEMPGMDGICAAAGAHAAYPDLRIVILTTFGRPGFLRRAMEAGASAFLVKDAPAAELAGAVRRVMAGERVIDPDLAAAALADGINPLTSRERDVLSASEGGSTNAEIASRLFLSEGTVRNYLSACIQKTGTRNRTEALTLARAKGWL; this is translated from the coding sequence GTGATTCGACTGCTGCTCGCCGAGGACCAGGCGATGATCCGGGAGGCGCTGGCCACGCTTCTCGGCCTCGAGCCGGACCTCGAGGTGGTCGCCGAAGCCGGCCGCGGAGACGAGGTGCTGCCCGCGCTCACGGCGGCGCGGGAGGCCGGCAGCCCGGTGGACGTCGCGCTGCTGGACATCGAGATGCCCGGCATGGACGGCATCTGCGCCGCGGCCGGAGCCCACGCCGCCTACCCCGACCTGCGCATCGTCATCCTGACCACCTTCGGCCGCCCGGGCTTCCTGCGCCGCGCGATGGAGGCCGGCGCCAGCGCGTTCCTGGTCAAGGACGCCCCCGCCGCCGAACTCGCCGGCGCGGTGCGCCGGGTGATGGCCGGCGAGCGCGTGATCGACCCCGACCTCGCCGCCGCGGCCCTCGCCGACGGGATCAATCCCCTGACGTCCCGGGAGCGCGACGTCCTGTCCGCCTCCGAAGGCGGCTCGACCAACGCCGAGATCGCCTCCCGCCTGTTCCTGTCCGAAGGCACCGTGCGCAACTACCTCTCGGCCTGCATCCAGAAGACCGGCACCCGCAACCGCACCGAAGCCCTCACCCTCGCGCGCGCCAAGGGCTGGTTGTAG